The following coding sequences lie in one Glycine max cultivar Williams 82 chromosome 19, Glycine_max_v4.0, whole genome shotgun sequence genomic window:
- the LOC100805756 gene encoding dystrophia myotonica WD repeat-containing protein, producing MMNTANGTMMSPSSSSVTAQSPGLKTYFKTPEGRYKLHYEKTHPSGLLHYAHGKTVTQVTLAHLKDKPAPSTPTASSSSSSFSASSGVRSAAARLLGGSNGSRALSFVGGNGGSKSNGGNTRIGSIGASSTSSAMANPNFDGKGTYLIFNVGDAIFISDLNSQDKDPIKSIHFSNSNPVCHAFDQDAKDGHDLLIGLNSGDVYSVSLRQQLQDVGKKPVGALHYNRDGSVNNSRCTCIAWVPGGDGSFVVSHADGNLYVYEKNKDGAGDSSFPVVKDQTQFSVAHARYSKSNPIARWHICQGSINSISFSMDGAFLATVGRDGYLRVFDYSKEQLICGGKSYYGALLCCAWSMDGKYILTGGEDDLVQVWSMEDRKVVAWGEGHNSWVSGVAFDSYWSSPNSNDNGETIMYRFGSVGQDTQLLLWDLEMDEIVVPLRRPPGGSPTYSTGSQSSHWDNVVPLGTLQPAPSMLDVPKISPLVAHRVHTEPLSGLIFTQESVLTACREGHIKIWMRPGVAESQSSTSENLLATNLKEKPSLSSKISSNSSYKQ from the exons ATGATGAACACAGCTAACGGCACGATGATGTCACCGTCGTCTTCGTCGGTAACGGCGCAGTCGCCGGGACTGAAGACCTATTTCAAAACCCCCGAGGGGAGATATAAGCTTCATTACGAGAAGACTCACCCTTCCGGTCTTCTTCATTACGCCCATGGCAAAACCGTTACTCAG GTAACCCTGGCACATCTCAAGGACAAGCCTGCGCCTTCTACCCCAACTGCGTCCTCGTCGTCATCAAGTTTCAGTGCCAGCAGTGGGGTACGGTCAGCGGCAGCTAGATTGCTGGGAGGAAGCAACGGAAGCCGGGCACTTAGTTTTGTTGGAGGCAACGGTGGCAGCAAGAGTAATGGAGGAAATACTAGGATTGGTTCGATTGGTGCTTCAAGTACAAGTAGTGCAATGGCGAATCCGAATTTTGACGGGAAAGGAACTTACTTGATCTTCAATGTCGGAGATGCAATTTTCATTAGTGATTTGAATTCACAAGACAAG GACCCCATAAAGTCTATTCACTTCAGTAACTCGAATCCTGTGTGCCACGCATTTGATCAGGATGCTAAGGATGGGCATGATTTGCTCATTGGTTTGAACTCTGGTGATG TCTACTCAGTGTCATTGAGACAGCAATTACAGGATGTTGGTAAAAAGCCTGTCGGGGCCCTGCATTACAACAGAGATGGTTCTGTCAATAACAG TCGTTGTACTTGTATTGCTTGGGTTCCTGGAGGCGATGGTTCTTTCGTTGTTTCTCATGCTGATGGGAATTTGTACGTATATGAAAAG AACAAAGATGGCGCTGGTGATTCTTCTTTCCCAGTTGTAAAGGATCAAACTCAGTTTTCGGTTGCCCATGCACGTTACAGTAAG AGTAATCCTATAGCGAGATGGCATATATGCCAGGGTTCAATTAATAGTATTTCTTTCTCGATGGATGGGGCATTCTTAGCAACTGTTGGGCGAGATG GTTATTTACGAGTGTTTGATTACTCAAAAGAACAACTTATATGTGGCGGGAAAAGTTATTATGGTGCTTTGTTATGTTGTGCTTGGAG CATGGatggaaaatatattttgacGGGAGGGGAAGATGATTTAGTTCAAGTTTGGAGCATGGAAGATCGCAAGGTTGTGGCATGGGGTGAGGGACATAACTCATGG GTCAGTGGAGTTGCTTTCGATTCATATTGGTCATctccaaattcaaatgacaatggAGAGACTATTATGTATCGTTTTGGTTCTGTTGGTCAG GATACACAATTGCTTCTATGGGACCTGGAAATGGACGAGATTGTAGTGCCCTTGAGACGGCCACCTGGTGGATCCCCAACTTACAGTACTGGAAGTCAGTCATCGCACTGGGACAATGTTGTACCATTAGGTACCTTGCAACCTGCTCCGAGTATGCTGGATGTTCCAAAAATCTCACCGTTGGTTGCTCACCGTGTGCATACTGAACCACTCTCTGGCTTGATATTTACCCAGGAATCTGTGCTTACTGCCTGCCGGGAGGGGCATATTAAAATCTGGATGAGGCCAGGGGTTGCTGAGAGCCAATCTAGCACCTCTGAAAACTTGTTAGCTACCAATCTCAAGGAGAAGCCTTCACTTTCAAGCAAGATCAGCAGCAATTCTAGCTACAAGCAATGA
- the LOC100789854 gene encoding uncharacterized protein isoform X3 — protein MATEAHHFPKINDQGTSSSSRAYNPIQKKKGQQLPMHRSRSVPVLTEDGNTYVGAMFRIVPTTPRLARSIATTSTKSPPDDTIENEDGEDIPEEEAVCRICLIELGEGSDTLKMECSCKGELALAHQECAVKWFSIKGNRTCDVCKQEVQNLPVTLLRVLNGQTLYLTRSRSQQYRVWQNVPILVIINMLAYFCFLEQLLVSSMGSGAVAISLPFSCILGLLASMTSTIMVTCEHVWVYAIAQFVMVVLAGRLFYSLLNKEAVLSILLATFTGFGAVMCGAYILIEFLKWRRRWLGSQEVVLPH, from the exons ATGGCCACTGAAGCACATCACTTTCCCAAGATTAATGACCAAGGCACTTCTAGTTCTAGTAGAGCTTATAACCCAATTCAAAAG AAAAAAGGACAGCAGTTACCGATGCATCGTTCCCGTTCAGTTCCTGTGCTTACCGAAGATGGCAACACATACGTAGGTGCCATGTTTCGTATTGTTCCTACCACACCACGGTTGGCAAGGAGTATTGCCACAACATCTACGAAATCTCCACCTGACGACACCA TCGAAAACGAGGATGGGGAAGATATTCCTGAAGAAGAAGCCGTCTGCAGAATTTGTTTGATAGAATTGGGAGAAGGTTCTGATACCCTTAAAATGGAGTGCAGCTGCAAAGGTGAACTTGCACTGGCACACCAAGAATGTGCAGTTAAATGGTTTAGCATTAAAGGCAACAGAACATGCGATGTGTGCAAGCAGGAAGTTCAGAACCTACCCGTCACTCTTCTACGAGTTCTAAATGGCCAGACACTTTACTTGACAAGGAGTAGAAGCCAACAATACAG GGTTTGGCAAAATGTCCCCATTCTTGTGATCATCAACATGCTGGCatacttttgttttcttgaGCAGCTACTT GTTTCAAGTATGGGATCTGGTGCCGTTGCcatttctctccctttttcatGTATACTAGGTCTACTTGCAAGCATGACATCCACAATTATGG TGACGTGTGAACATGTTTGGGTTTATGCAATTGCCCAGTTTGTTATGGTGGTTCTGGCTGGACGTCTTTTCTATTCACTG CTTAATAAGGAAGCCGTTCTATCCATCCTACTTGCTACATTTACTGGGTTTGGAGCTGTGATGTGTGGAGCTTATATTCTTATTGAGTTTTTGAAGTGGAGAAGACGATGGCTTGGTTCCCAAGAGGTGGTGCTGCCTCATTAA
- the LOC100789854 gene encoding E3 ubiquitin-protein ligase MARCHF7 isoform X1: protein MATEAHHFPKINDQGTSSSSRAYNPIQKDVEPSEITEELPSRHTHGRSKSLTEIPTRTLDETREEFFRTSKPPTPSLRSQINEFQVPSSTKNESTTKTLIPKLSFKFHNTCSDVEEASIPALEGSPPERLQDPIISRTSSPNGKKISSLPVTPIAQSNQESEHGGNISYPATHVKKGQQLPMHRSRSVPVLTEDGNTYVGAMFRIVPTTPRLARSIATTSTKSPPDDTIENEDGEDIPEEEAVCRICLIELGEGSDTLKMECSCKGELALAHQECAVKWFSIKGNRTCDVCKQEVQNLPVTLLRVLNGQTLYLTRSRSQQYRVWQNVPILVIINMLAYFCFLEQLLVSSMGSGAVAISLPFSCILGLLASMTSTIMVTCEHVWVYAIAQFVMVVLAGRLFYSLLNKEAVLSILLATFTGFGAVMCGAYILIEFLKWRRRWLGSQEVVLPH, encoded by the exons ATGGCCACTGAAGCACATCACTTTCCCAAGATTAATGACCAAGGCACTTCTAGTTCTAGTAGAGCTTATAACCCAATTCAAAAG GATGTAGAGCCATCCGAAATAACTGAGGAACTCCCTAGTAGACATACACATGGGAGAAGTAAAAGCCTTACCGAGATACCCACAAGAACGCTAGATGAAACAAGAGAGGAATTTTTTAGAACAAGCAAACCTCCAACTCCATCTCTTAGAAGCCAAATAAATGAGTTCCAAGTTCCTTCTTCAACCAAAAATGAATCAACTACTAAAACTCTTATTCCCAAGCTCAGTTTTAAATTTCACAACACTTGTTCAGATGTTGAAGAGGCATCCATCCCAGCACTTGAAGGTTCACCCCCAGAACGACTGCAAGATCCTATTATTTCAAGAACATCATCACCTAATGGGAAGAAAATATCATCCCTACCTGTCACTCCAATTGCTCAGTCAAATCAGGAGTCTGAGCATGGAGGGAACATTTCCTACCCAGCAACACATGTT AAAAAAGGACAGCAGTTACCGATGCATCGTTCCCGTTCAGTTCCTGTGCTTACCGAAGATGGCAACACATACGTAGGTGCCATGTTTCGTATTGTTCCTACCACACCACGGTTGGCAAGGAGTATTGCCACAACATCTACGAAATCTCCACCTGACGACACCA TCGAAAACGAGGATGGGGAAGATATTCCTGAAGAAGAAGCCGTCTGCAGAATTTGTTTGATAGAATTGGGAGAAGGTTCTGATACCCTTAAAATGGAGTGCAGCTGCAAAGGTGAACTTGCACTGGCACACCAAGAATGTGCAGTTAAATGGTTTAGCATTAAAGGCAACAGAACATGCGATGTGTGCAAGCAGGAAGTTCAGAACCTACCCGTCACTCTTCTACGAGTTCTAAATGGCCAGACACTTTACTTGACAAGGAGTAGAAGCCAACAATACAG GGTTTGGCAAAATGTCCCCATTCTTGTGATCATCAACATGCTGGCatacttttgttttcttgaGCAGCTACTT GTTTCAAGTATGGGATCTGGTGCCGTTGCcatttctctccctttttcatGTATACTAGGTCTACTTGCAAGCATGACATCCACAATTATGG TGACGTGTGAACATGTTTGGGTTTATGCAATTGCCCAGTTTGTTATGGTGGTTCTGGCTGGACGTCTTTTCTATTCACTG CTTAATAAGGAAGCCGTTCTATCCATCCTACTTGCTACATTTACTGGGTTTGGAGCTGTGATGTGTGGAGCTTATATTCTTATTGAGTTTTTGAAGTGGAGAAGACGATGGCTTGGTTCCCAAGAGGTGGTGCTGCCTCATTAA
- the LOC100789854 gene encoding E3 ubiquitin-protein ligase MARCHF7 isoform X2, whose product MATEAHHFPKINDQGTSSSSRAYNPIQKDVEPSEITEELPSRHTHGRSKSLTEIPTRTLDETREEFFRTSKPPTPSLRSQINEFQVPSSTKNESTTKTLIPKLSFKFHNTCSDVEEASIPALEGSPPERLQDPIISRTSSPNGKKISSLPVTPIAQSNQESEHGGNISYPATHVKKGQQLPMHRSRSVPVLTEDGNTYVGAMFRIVPTTPRLARSIATTSTKSPPDDTIENEDGEDIPEEEAVCRICLIELGEGSDTLKMECSCKGELALAHQECAVKWFSIKGNRTCDVCKQEVQNLPVTLLRVLNGQTLYLTRSRSQQYRVWQNVPILVIINMLAYFCFLEQLLVSSMGSGAVAISLPFSCILGLLASMTSTIMA is encoded by the exons ATGGCCACTGAAGCACATCACTTTCCCAAGATTAATGACCAAGGCACTTCTAGTTCTAGTAGAGCTTATAACCCAATTCAAAAG GATGTAGAGCCATCCGAAATAACTGAGGAACTCCCTAGTAGACATACACATGGGAGAAGTAAAAGCCTTACCGAGATACCCACAAGAACGCTAGATGAAACAAGAGAGGAATTTTTTAGAACAAGCAAACCTCCAACTCCATCTCTTAGAAGCCAAATAAATGAGTTCCAAGTTCCTTCTTCAACCAAAAATGAATCAACTACTAAAACTCTTATTCCCAAGCTCAGTTTTAAATTTCACAACACTTGTTCAGATGTTGAAGAGGCATCCATCCCAGCACTTGAAGGTTCACCCCCAGAACGACTGCAAGATCCTATTATTTCAAGAACATCATCACCTAATGGGAAGAAAATATCATCCCTACCTGTCACTCCAATTGCTCAGTCAAATCAGGAGTCTGAGCATGGAGGGAACATTTCCTACCCAGCAACACATGTT AAAAAAGGACAGCAGTTACCGATGCATCGTTCCCGTTCAGTTCCTGTGCTTACCGAAGATGGCAACACATACGTAGGTGCCATGTTTCGTATTGTTCCTACCACACCACGGTTGGCAAGGAGTATTGCCACAACATCTACGAAATCTCCACCTGACGACACCA TCGAAAACGAGGATGGGGAAGATATTCCTGAAGAAGAAGCCGTCTGCAGAATTTGTTTGATAGAATTGGGAGAAGGTTCTGATACCCTTAAAATGGAGTGCAGCTGCAAAGGTGAACTTGCACTGGCACACCAAGAATGTGCAGTTAAATGGTTTAGCATTAAAGGCAACAGAACATGCGATGTGTGCAAGCAGGAAGTTCAGAACCTACCCGTCACTCTTCTACGAGTTCTAAATGGCCAGACACTTTACTTGACAAGGAGTAGAAGCCAACAATACAG GGTTTGGCAAAATGTCCCCATTCTTGTGATCATCAACATGCTGGCatacttttgttttcttgaGCAGCTACTT GTTTCAAGTATGGGATCTGGTGCCGTTGCcatttctctccctttttcatGTATACTAGGTCTACTTGCAAGCATGACATCCACAATTATGG CTTAA
- the LOC100806816 gene encoding uncharacterized protein — MDTKAFKFQILTSSIARRVLLRTILLACAVSFVSLYRALSLFDFGTLAPIATYFDCVSGFQSVTFRPGSPLLRTRFGVSANCEKDANLTLTVVTELTGSRLLHPGAKSLCVGEGSSMAVTAMKQLGFFSSVSAVQTHRFEQRNVLYEDNSFDFVFSRDLDKVSVPALLVLEVERVLKPGGVGVFLVGTTSSHPNDMIRAATPVSSLLRSSNVVHVGSVNDHNLVVFKKRVENATLFYQHGLPADCPSVTFTKPLIELMEPLVSEKQQQPPIEFHKRNIPYLPKFVDVSTRKRLVYIDIGVGELLDANVSDCWFLPSYPIDQKDFNVYFVHYNTSIMLSYVKRPGITFVYHPGLAGIDKVNAKLGSDDDDDMDPLLGEEEKFDFPAWFKETVQYADFVVLKMNAGSVELKFLSDIFENGAICFVDELFLKCPERRGGDEKSVTSKESCMDIYKALRSNGVYVHQWWGD; from the coding sequence ATGGACACCAAGGCATTCAAATTCCAGATCCTTACTAGCTCCATCGCCAGGCGCGTGCTCCTTCGCACAATCCTACTCGCGTGCGCTGTCTCGTTTGTCTCTCTGTACCGCGCCCTATCCCTCTTCGATTTCGGAACCCTCGCTCCCATCGCCACCTACTTCGACTGCGTCTCCGGCTTCCAGAGCGTCACCTTCCGCCCCGGTTCCCCCTTACTCCGAACCCGGTTCGGGGTCTCCGCCAATTGCGAGAAAGACGCCAATTTGACCCTCACTGTGGTCACCGAGCTAACCGGTAGCCGGTTACTCCACCCCGGAGCTAAAAGCCTCTGCGTCGGAGAAGGCTCCTCAATGGCCGTCACGGCAATGAAACAGTTAGGTTTTTTCTCCAGCGTCAGCGCCGTCCAAACGCACCGTTTCGAGCAGAGGAACGTCCTGTACGAGGATAATTCCTTCGATTTCGTGTTCTCGAGAGACCTAGACAAGGTTTCTGTCCCGGCATTGCTGGTTCTCGAGGTTGAGCGTGTCCTTAAGCCAGGTGGCGTTGGTGTCTTCCTTGTAGGCACCACAAGTTCTCACCCCAATGACATGATAAGAGCAGCCACACCTGTGTCCTCGTTATTAAGGTCTTCCAATGTTGTGCATGTTGGTTCTGTCAACGACCATAACCTTGTTGTTTTCAAGAAACGAGTTGAAAACGCTACTTTGTTTTACCAACATGGTTTACCCGCTGATTGTCCCAGTGTCACCTTCACCAAACCCCTTATAGAGTTAATGGAGCCTCTCGTGAGTgagaaacaacaacaaccaccGATTGAGTTTCACAAGAGGAATATTCCCTATTTGCCTAAGTTTGTGGATGTTTCCACTAGGAAGAGGTTGGTGTATATTGACATTGGGGTAGGGGAGCTTCTTGATGCCAATGTTAGTGATTGTTGGTTCCTACCATCGTACCCCATTGATCAGAAGGAtttcaatgtttattttgttCACTACAACACTTCGATTATGTTGTCCTATGTGAAGCGACCTGGTATTACCTTTGTTTACCACCCTGGCTTGGCTGGTATTGATAAGGTCAATGCTAAGCTTGgtagtgatgatgatgatgacatgGATCCTTTACTTGGGGAGGAGGAGAAGTTTGATTTCCCTGCGTGGTTCAAAGAAACTGTGCAATATGCTGATTTTGTGGTCCTCAAGATGAACGCAGGAAGTGTTGAGCTCAAGTTCCTCTCGGACATATTTGAGAATGGAGCTATATGCTTTGTTGATGAGTTGTTTCTCAAGTGTCCCGAGAGGAGGGGAGGTGATGAGAAAAGTGTAACCAGCAAGGAAAGTTGCATGGATATTTACAAGGCTCTCCGAAGCAATGGTGTCTATGTGCATCAATGGTGGGGAGACTGA